The Alosa sapidissima isolate fAloSap1 chromosome 5, fAloSap1.pri, whole genome shotgun sequence genome has a window encoding:
- the ncor1 gene encoding nuclear receptor corepressor 1 isoform X10 yields MSLQQITRPSQEDKSDDKNEEDKSEKSEKKEDEEKKEEEEKDEKEESKDLGKDRDKCDGGEDEDGKEQSTPRGRKTANSQGRRKGRITTRSMANEAASVVSEEVPPPPPEPSLPEPVQPPKTEQGPKTVREPAKTAPVTMDRGAVESGETSRWTEEEMEIAKKGLVEHGRNWSAIAKMVGTKSEAQCKNFYFNYKRRHNLEELLQQHKQERRGHRGDRDVSQSESMTSTASAADDDEDEDNPEDSEGPDNSSDTESAPSPSQADPSKAGGMAAQRDEDSAAASSSEQDACASSKGQEVPPDELRVKLEKSPEESSGDVPGAQEERGRGAGPGGYDAAQVHTKSEPQDVEMSGSGGVQVKLEPEAKERLDKHGEHPHSDNDSSATCSADEDVETEPRMYDKPSMFNPTGSVLVSSAMPSPLNMQQLQERAAAIPPMVSFHSYNPHSSIRYAERLGGGLRVQSMSYVDHHPHQVWPELEVPGVFGPGGVPHLSAYNMFQHQIKAVHESAHQDDKQRQDQVDLERRPRLATRSPTVLDREGKPFYMPYEVQDAHGGVVRPGTPYRLSPRDPSKASPQPDPARYSVPQPDPARYSVPPVLQPAPNQMVQNLTDGVRMAFPRHRPPNIPSPPPLIPTSKPTDKPTFIQGGSISQGTPGTYLPSHSHGVYGPEAAKSSVGSISLGLPRQQDPAKPVSYIKQEECSPRGQSSQGEGLHSRAQYEGVVRGGPMSAIQDVGMARGSSNKPSEGIPFRGSITQGTPALPQSSIAADLLKTTITKLATEELSNSEKSRAEAMNKGHVIYEGKQGHILSYDAIKNPREGTRSPRPDLKRPYDMMEGGRGHPGRDSVPYEGLISRALPRDGSHPESKDRNVVTGSIMQGTPRTSVEAYEEGMKYGKQIKTESPPIRSFEGGITKGKPYEGVNTIIITKECGRSIHEIPRQELQGQDNRKTPGLEGSMNQQSTIKHNVKSLLTSPSKLPHPGMPQLEAMERAKYEEAAAAAAKASNERVRQSVVNSTSVLRSTHQEGNKSQVSPVMYEDANARRTPVNYSSSGSREMSRASPLLVRGQEGSITAGKPVSHERKSALMSTQTGRESVPAKSPVLTADPMGSPFDPHHRPVIPGEVYRPPHLPPHLDPNLVFHPAYIFPRQPSPTGYHNTYQMYTMENTRQTILNDYITSQQMQVPRPDVARVLSPREHQIQIPYHPGPRGIIDLAQMPRAPILLSDRFTYLPGAQPPFSPSAFNQASMLAASAERERERERERDRDHREREKEREKEREQRERERERERERAAANEYMRGGPERPGRPGSNSYLRSPSPSVRAQESANQQRPSIFQGTNNKSVITPLVMSSAQSRYSNAADALAALVDAAASAPPVDVAKVKESKQHEAQRDEDMSSSSARRAAAAFNEQQETERRSMQSPYGSMAMPGGAKGHQGYMEAQAAAGKDKNAPTKSRIEEELRTRGKTTITAANFIDVIITRQIASDKDSRERGSQSSDSSSSLSSNRYEAQSGGAVEVISPASSPAQSQEKPESPFPQEKASQPPSAGVMRAFDMSRYRQQVERDQGPPAPQQPPTSQTHRVMTLADHISHIITRDFARNHEPSPAPTSTPSSSSSSSSASATFQSSAPHVSGSGRAKGPSNYSPENPVLASHHQRPSSRVSPENATDKPRSRPGKSPERGGRPLESYEPISPPQSYSMEKQEASAALLQSQRREADMPEQRTDSRSPGSGSYLPSFFTKLENTSPMVKSKKQEIFRKKGVGDSDVGSAQPGTEIFNLPAVTSSSSVNPRNHSFSDPASNLGLEDIIRKALMGNMEERPEESAQAGGPHGGSASNPTSMAAVNEGRQDANPSPNTGKQKLQGKPNSRKSKSPNPGQAFAGGERPSSVSSVHSEGDYHRQPPAWAWEERPSSTGSMQFPYNPLTMRMLSSTPPTSMACPSPSLQSQQPPPPTGSMPSSGAPGGAPGPQPSRVWEREPLLSEQYETLSDSDD; encoded by the exons CAGATAACACGGCCCTCACAAGAAGACAAGTCGGACGATAAAAACGAAGAGGACAAATCTGAGAAATCTGAGAAAAAAGAGGACgaggagaagaaggaagaggaggagaaagatgaAAAGGAGGAGTCCAA GGACCTTGGCAAAGACAGAGACAAGTGTGACGGCGGGGAGGACGAGGACGGGAAGGAGCAGAGCACGCCGCGCGGACGCAAGACCGCCAACAGCCAAGGGCGCCGCAAGGGCAGGATCACCACGCGCTCCATGGCCAATGAGGCTGCCTCCGTGGTGTCCGAGGAggtccctccacccccacctgaGCCAA GTTTGCCTGAGCCTGTTCAGCCACCAAAAACTGAGCAAGGTCCCAAGACTGTACGAGAACCTGCCAAGACCGCTCCAGTGACCATGGATAGAG GAGCTGTCGAGAGCGGAGAGACGTCTCGCTGGACTGAGGAGGAGATGGAAATAGCCAAAAAAG GTTTGGTTGAGCACGGCCGTAACTGGTCGGCTATTGCCAAAATGGTGGGCACCAAAAGCGAGGCTCAGTGCAAGAACTTCTATTTCAACTACAAGAGGCGGCACAACCTCGAGGAGCTGCTCCAACAGCACAAACAG GAAAGGCGGGGCCACAGAGGGGATCGGGACGTGTCTCAGAGCGAGAGCATGACCTCCACAGCCTCCGCGGCAGATGATGACGAGGACGAGGACAACCCAGAAGATAGTGAAG gtccagacaacagcTCCGACACGGAGAGCGCTCCCTCTCCGTCTCAGGCGGATCCCTCCAAAGCCGGCGGGATGGCCGCGCAGCGGGACGAGGACTCCGCGGCGGCCTCGTCCTCTGAGCAGGACGCCTGCGCCTCATCCAAGGGCCAGGAGGTGCCGCCGGACGAGCTGCGGGTCAAGCTGGAGAAGAGCCCGGAGGAGTCCAGCGGCGACGTGCCGGGAGCCCAGGAGGAGCGCGGCCGCGGAGCCGGACCTGGCGGCTACGACGCTGCCCAGGTGCACACCAAGAGCGAGCCTCAGGACGTGGAGATGAGCGGCAGCGGCGGCGTGCAGGTGAAGCTGGAGCCCGAGGCCAAGGAGCGGCTGGACAAGCACGGCGAGCACCCACACTCGGACAACGACTCCAGCGCCACGTGCAGCGCCGACGAGGACGTGGAAACGGAGCCCAG GATGTACGACAAGCCGTCTATGTTCAACCCCACCGGCTCGGTGTTGGTGTCGTCTGCCATGCCGTCCCCACTGAACATGCAGCAGCTCCAGGAGCGCGCCGCCGCCATCCCACCCATGGTCAGTTTCCATAGCTACAACCCCCACAGCTCCATCAGATATGCGGAGCGACTGGGAGGAGGGCTCAGGGTTCAGAGCATGTCGTATGtagaccaccacccccaccaa GTATGGCCCGAGCTGGAG GTGCCAGGTGTGTTCGGCCCTGGCGGCGTTCCCCATCTGAGTGCCTACAACATGTTCCAGCACCAGATCAAGGCGGTGCACGAGTCGGCGCACCAGGACGACAAGCAGCGGCAGGACCAGGTGGATCTGGAGCGCAGGCCCCGCTTGGCCACGCGCAGCCCCACCGTGCTCGACCGGGAAG GCAAGCCATTCTACATGCCTTATGAAGTGCAGGATGCCCATGGAGGGGTTGTTCGGCCGGGCACTCCTTACCGCCTCTCTCCTCGCGATCCCAGCAAGGCCTCGCCACAGCCGGACCCTGCGCGCTACAGTGTGCCACAGCCGGACCCTGCGCGCTACAGTGTGCCACCTG TTCTCCAGCCAGCGCCCAATCAGATGGTCCAGAACCTTACAGACGGGGTCCGCATGGCCTTCCCTCGGCACAGACCGCCCAACATTccgtctcctcctccactcattCCCACCTCCAAGCCCACTGACAAGCCCACGTTCATCCAGGGGGGCTCCATATCCCAG GGTACGCCTGGCACGTACCTCCCCTCCCACAGCCACGGCGTCTATGGGCCCGAGGCAGCCAAGAGCTCTGTGGGCTCCATTTCCCTGGGGCTGCCAAGACAACAGGACCCCGCCAAGCCTG TGTCCTACATAAAGCAGGAGGAGTGTTCCCCACGAGGCCAGAGCTCACAGGGCGAGGGTCTGCACTCCAGAGCGCAGTACGAGGGAGTGGTTAGAG GGGGTCCAATGTCTGCCATCCAGGACGTGGGCATGGCGAGAGGCTCTTCTAACAAACCATCAGAGGGAATACCTTTCAGAGGCTCCATCACACAG GGCACGCCAGCGCTGCCACAGTCCAGTATAGCCGCCGACCTCCTGAAGACGACCATCACCAAACTGGCCACGGAAGAGCTCAGCAACTCCGAAAAGAGTCGGGCAGAGGCCATGAACAAGGGCCATGTAATCTACGAGGGCAAGCAGGGTCATATCCTCTCTTACGATG CCATCAAAAACCCAAGAGAAGGTACAAGGAGCCCACGCCCTGATCTCAAGCGTCCTTATGACAtgatggagggggggagaggtCACCCTGGAAGGGACTCTGTACCCTATGAAG GGTTAATAAGCAGGGCTCTGCCCAGAGATGGGTCTCACCCGGAGTCCAAGGATCGCAACGTTGTCACAGGGTCCATCATGCAGG GGACTCCTCGCACGTCTGTGGAAGCCTATGAGGAAGGCATGAAGTACGGCAAGCAGATCAAGACTGAAAGCCCGCCCATTCGCTCCTTTGAGGGGGGCATCACCAAGGGCAAGCCCTATGAGGGTGTgaacaccatcatcatcaccaaggAGTGTGGACGTTCCATCCACGAGATCCCCCGCCAAGAACTGCAGGGCCAGGACAACCGCAAGACCCCGGGACTGGAGGGCTCCATGAACCAG CAGTCCACCATCAAGCATAATGTGAAGTCGCTCCTCACCAGCCCCAGCAAGCTGCCGCACCCAGGCATGCCCCAGCTGGAAGCCATGGAGCGGGCAAAGTACGAGGAggctgccgccgccgccgccaagGCCTCTAATGAGCGTGTGCGCCAATCCGTGGTCAACTCCACCTCGGTCCTGCGCTCCACGCACCAGGAGGGCAACAAGTCCCAGGTCAGCCCGGTGATGTACGAGGACGCCAACGCCCGAAGAACCCCGGTCAActacagcagcagcggcagcagagAGATGTCCAGAGCATCCCCACTGCTGGTGCGAGGACAGGAGG GGAGCATCACAGCCGGGAAGCCGGTGTCTCACGAGAGGAAGAGCGCCCTGATGTCCACCCAGACTGGCAGGGAGAGTGTTCCTGCCAAGTCTCCAGTGCTGACCGCCGACCCCATGGGCTCGCCCTTCGACCCCCACCATCGACCTGTCATTCCTGGGGAAGTGTACAGGCCTCCCCACCTGCCTCCACACCTGGACCCCAACCTTGTTTTCCACCCAG CGTACATATTTCCGCGGCAACCGTCTCCGACAGGCTACCACAACACGTACCAGATGTACACCATGGAGAATACGCGCCAGACCATCCTCAACGATTACATCACCTCGCAGCAGATGCAGGTCCCGCGGCCGGATGTGGCCCGGGTGCTGTCGCCACGGGAACATCAGATTCAAATCCCTTACCATCCTGGACCACGAG GTATTATTGATCTAGCCCAGATGCCACGAGCTCCTATCCTGTTGTCTGACCGCTTCACCTACCTCCCTGGAGCTCAGCCCCCTTTCTCTCCTAGTGCTTTCAACCAAGCCTCCATGCTTGCAG CCAGCGCAGAgcgggagcgagagagggagagggagcgcgACCGAGACCACCGGGAGCgagagaaggagcgagagaAGGAGCGCGAGCAGAGAGaacgtgaaagagagagagagcgggagcgTGCCGCCGCCAACGAGTACATGCGTGGAG GTCCTGAGCGGCCAGGCAGGCCTGGAAGCAACAGTTACCTGCGCTCGCCCTCGCCCTCTGTGAGGGCACAGGAGAGTGCCAACCAGCAGCGGCCCAGCATTTTCCAGGGCACCAACAATAAGAGCGTCATCACGCCCCTCGT AATGTCGTCAGCCCAGAGTCGCTACAGCAACGCCGCTGAcgccctggcagccctggtggacgcCGCTGCTTCTGCCCCGCCGGTGGACGTGGCCAAGGTGAAGGAGAGCAAACAGCACGAGGCCCAGCGTGACGAGGACATGAGCTCCTCGTCTGCCCGCCGAGCAGCCGCAGCCTTCAACGAGCAGCAGGAGACCGAGAGGCGGTCAATGCAGTCGCCGTACGGCAGCATGGCCATGCCCGGCGGGGCCAAAGGCCATCAGGGCTACATGGAGGCACAGGCCGCAGCGGGAAAGGACAAGAACGCGCCCACCAAGTCTCGCATCGAGGAGGAGTTGCGCACGCGCGGGAAGACCACCATCACCGCCGCCAACTTCATTGATGTAATCATCACGCGCCAGATTGCCTCGGATAAAGACTCACGCGAAAGAGGCTCCCAAAGTTCCGACTCCTCCAGCAGTT TGTCATCCAATCGGTATGAGGCCCAGAGCGGAGGTGCCGTTGAAGTCATCAGCCCTGCCAGCTCCCCGGCGCAGAGTCAGGAGAAGCCCGAGAGCCCCTTCCCCCAGGAGAAGGCCTCCCAGCCACCCTCAG CAGGTGTCATGAGGGCCTTCGACATGAGCCGCTACCGTCAGCAGGTGGAGCGTGACCAAGGTCCTCCAGCTCCACAGCAGCCCCCCACCTCCCAGACGCACCGCGTCATGACCCTGGCAGACCACATCTCG CATATCATAACCCGGGACTTTGCCCGCAATCAcgagcccagcccagcccctaCATCCACGCCCTcgtcttcatcctcctcctcgtctgCGTCCGCCACATTCCAGAGCTCGGCCCCGCACGTGTCCGGATCGGGCCGGGCCAAAGGGCCCAGCAACTACAGCCCTGAGAACCCGGTCCTGGCCTCCCACCACCAGAGGCCCTCCAGCAGGGTGTCCCCTGAGAACGCCACGGACAAGCCCAGGTCCAG GCCAGGGAAATCTCCCGAGCGAGGTGGTCGACCTCTGGAGAGTTACGAGCCCATCTCTCCACCCCAGAGTTACAGCATGGAGAAGCAGGAGGCTTCAGCCGCTCTGCTGCAAAGCCAGAGGAGGGAAGCCGACATGCCtgagcagag GACGGACTCACGCTCGCCAGGCAGTGGCAGCTACCTGCCCTCTTTCTTCACCAAGCTGGAGAACACTTCCCCCATGGTGAAATCCAAGAAGCAGGAGATCTTTCGTAAGAAAGGTGTCGGTGATTCTGATGTTG GCAGTGCACAACCAGGTACAGAGATCTTCAACTTGCCTGCAGTAACCAGCTCAA GTTCCGTGAATCCCAGGAACCACTCCTTCAGTGACCCGGCCAGTAACCTGGGCCTGGAGGACATCATCCGCAAGGCGCTGATGGGTAATATGGAGGAGCGGCCGGAGGAGTCGGCCCAGGCAGGGGGTCCCCACGGGGGCAGCGCCAGCAACCCCACCAGCATGGCAGCGGTCAATGAGGGCCGGCAGGACGCCAACCCCTCCCCAAACACAG GGAAACAGAAGCTGCAGGGAAAGCCTAACAGCCGCAAGTCCAAGTCGCCCAATCCTGGACAGGCCTTCGCTGGGGGGGAGCGGCCATCCTCCGTGTCCTCCGTCCACTCTGAGGGGGACTACCACCGGCAGCCCCCCGCCTGGGCCTGGGAGGAGCGCCCCTCCTCTACAG GGTCCATGCAGTTCCCGTACAACCCTCTGACCATGCGTATGCTGAGCAGCACGCCGCCCACCTCCATGGCCTGCCCGTCGCCCTCTCTGCAGTCCCAGCAGCCTCCACCACCCACGGGCTCCATGCCCTCGTCGGGAGCGCCAGGGGGGGCGCCGGGACCGCAGCCAAGCCGTGTCTGGGAGCGCGAACCGCTCCTGTCGGAGCAGTACGAGACCCTGTCAGACAGTGACGACTGA
- the LOC121708475 gene encoding transient receptor potential cation channel subfamily V member 1-like isoform X1, with the protein MATNPQTFMLESDDRSKEEINADEERKIAEKKRNLLDCALGKSGKDKGPMDTSHVEDEGAPDIEIRLNVSYILGTEPGESFRQILFDAVASRDVNRLNEIQEHLEKYGKKLSDSLYRLFGKTPLVKALLNLKNGENDTVKYLLDIAENMGDLKPFVNAAYTGSYYSGQTALHVAIERRSRYFVELLVQKGADVHAKACGKFFQLHDGPCFYFGELPLSLAACTNQKDIVDFLLENQYQKANVCETDSQGNMVLHALVVVADNSPKNTDFIIKMYDHILTKAAQLHPKTKLEEIENKQHLTPIKLAAKTGKIELLKHMMHREIQGQESTRLSRKFIEWAYGPVSGSLYDLESLDSYGQNSVLEIIVYGSEIPNRLEMLQVEPLNKLLDEKWDRFAHRIFLFKFLMYLLYVFIFTCVAYFGNKKMSTEARVLYAAGQQISFWGSLYLFCRELLDIKRRCPNLQSLLIDGYFELIFFLQALLCIISFVLYWCGKAEHLGFLVLSLALSWLNLLYFSRGFRHMGIYSVMIQKILLGDILRFLLVYIVFLFGFSAAVVTLMDAPKDHSNTTSASSNQTFQSNINQTAIKHQPDSDSGDSDKPTFNNFYFTALELFKFTIGMGDLEFTEQYRYKEVFYVLLISYIVLTYILLLNMLIALMSQTVQELTEESMSIWKLQRAITILDMERVLPQCLRRRLRSGIERDLGGSAGDNRRWCLRVEESQVKDWENFNNEQDTICEDPGRQKPAPRPEKVAGEEHAESPVKKKSWSLLRTRFRARVFSNSDHEQMSPQSPDQA; encoded by the exons ATGGCCACTAATCCTCAAACTTTCATGCTGGAATCTGATGATCGAAGTAAAGAAGAGATAAATgcagatgaagagagaaaaatagcTGAGAAGAAGAGGAATCTCCTGGATTGTGCACTGGGCAAGTCGGGGAAAGACAAGGGACCCATGGACACCAGTCACGTTGAGGACGAGGGGGCGCCAGATATCGAGATTAGACTTAATGTGAG CTATATTTTGGGGACTGAACCTGGGGAGAGCTTCAGGCAGATACTGTTTGATGCTGTGGCCAGCAGAGATGTCAACCGGCTTAACGAAATACAGGAACATCTGGAGAAATACGGCAAAAagctctctgactctctct ATCGTTTGTTTGGTAAAACTCCCTTGGTGAAGGCTCTACTAAACCTGAAAAATGGGGAAAATGATACAGTGAAGTATCTTCTTGACATTGCTGAGAACATGGGAGACCTGAAGCCCTTTGTTAACGCTGCTTATACTGGCAGCTATTACTCAG GTCAGACAGCCCTTCATGTAGCCATTGAGAGAAGGAGTAGATACTTTGTTGAGCTTCTGGTGCAGAAAGGAGCTGATGTCCACGCCAAAGCCTGTGGGAAGTTCTTTCAGCTGCATGATGGACCCTGCTTCTATTTTG GAGAGTTACCACTTTCCCTGGCAGCCTGCACCAACCAGAAAGACATAGTTGACTTCCTGTTAGAAAACCAGTATCAGAAAGCAAATGTATGCGAGACAGACTCACAAGGCAACATGGTTCTCCACGCCCTGGTGGTTGTAGCAGATAACAGCCCTAAGAACACAGATTTTATTATTAAGATGTATGATCACATTCTGACCAAAGCTGCCCAGCTTCACCCAAAAACCAAACTGGAGGAAATTGAGAACAAGCAGCACCTCACACCAATTAAACTAGCAGCCAAGACAGGCAAGATTGAG TTGCTGAAACACATGATGCATCGAGAGATCCAAGGGCAGGAAAGCACTCGCCTGTCCCGCAAGTTTATAGAGTGGGCCTATGGGCCTGTCTCCGGCTCGCTATATGACCTGGAATCTCTGGATTCATACGGGCAGAACTCTGTGCTGGAAATAATTGTCTATGGCAGCGAAATCCCC AATCGTCTGGAAATGCTTCAAGTGGAGCCACTTAATAAACTGTTGGATGAGAAATGGGACAGATTTGCACATCGAATATTTCTCTTCAAATTCCTCATGTATCTTCTGTATGTCTTCATCTTCACTTGTGTTGCATACTTTGGAAACAAAAAAATG tCCACTGAAGCAAGAGTCTTGTATGCAGCAGGACAGCAGATATCATTCTGGGGGTCATTGTATTTATTCTGCAGGGAG TTACTAGATATCAAAAGAAGATGTCCGAACTTGCAGTCTTTGCTGATCGATGGATACTTTGAACTGATTTT TTTCCTCCAGGCTCTGCTGTGCATCATCTCCTTTGTGCTGTACTGGTGTGGCAAGGCGGAGCACCTGGGCTTTCTGGTGTTGAGTCTGGCCCTGTCGTGGCTCAACCTGCTGTACTTCTCCAGAGGCTTCAGACACATGGGCATCTACAGCGTCATGATACAGAAG ATACTTCTTGGTGATATCTTGCGCTTCCTTTTGGTCTACATTGTCTTCCTCTTTGGGTTTTCAGCTG CTGTGGTCACACTAATGGATGCGCCAAAAGATCACAGCAACACAACCTCAGCATCCAGCAATCAAACATTTCAATCAAACATCAATCAAACAGCAATCAAACATCAGCCTGACAGTGACTCTGGTGACAGTGACAAGCCAACATTCAACAACTTCTACTTCACCGCTCTGGAGCTGTTCAAGTTCACCATTGGCATGGGGGACCTGGAGTTCACTGAGCAGTACCGCTACAAGGAGGTGTTCTATGTGCTGCTCATCTCCTACATCGTCCTCACCTACATCTTACTCCTCAACATGCTCATCGCCCTCATGAGCCAAACTGTGCAGGAACTCACAGAGGAGAGCATGAGCATTTGGAAACTACAG CGGGCTATTACTATTTTAGACATGGAGAGGGTTCTTCCCCAGTGCCTGAGGAGGAGGCTGCGCtctgggatagagagagacctGGGTGGCTCCGCAGGTGATAACCGACGATGGTGCCTCAG AGTTGAGGAGTCGCAGGTGAAAGACTGGGAGAACTTTAACAATGAGCAGGACACCATATGTGAGGATCCAGGGAGGCAGAAACCTGCACCCCGACCAGAGAAGG TGGCAGGAGAAGAGCATGCGGAGTCACCGGTGAAAAAAAAGAGCTGGAGCCTTCTGAGGACTCGCTTCAGGGCGCGCGTCTTTTCCAACTCTGACCATGAGCAGATGAGTCCGCAGTCACCTGACCAGGCCTGA
- the LOC121708475 gene encoding transient receptor potential cation channel subfamily V member 1-like isoform X2 translates to MATNPQTFMLESDDRSKEEINADEERKIAEKKRNLLDCALGKSGKDKGPMDTSHVEDEGAPDIEIRLNVSYILGTEPGESFRQILFDAVASRDVNRLNEIQEHLEKYGKKLSDSLYRLFGKTPLVKALLNLKNGENDTVKYLLDIAENMGDLKPFVNAAYTGSYYSGQTALHVAIERRSRYFVELLVQKGADVHAKACGKFFQLHDGPCFYFGELPLSLAACTNQKDIVDFLLENQYQKANVCETDSQGNMVLHALVVVADNSPKNTDFIIKMYDHILTKAAQLHPKTKLEEIENKQHLTPIKLAAKTGKIELLKHMMHREIQGQESTRLSRKFIEWAYGPVSGSLYDLESLDSYGQNSVLEIIVYGSEIPNRLEMLQVEPLNKLLDEKWDRFAHRIFLFKFLMYLLYVFIFTCVAYFGNKKMSTEARVLYAAGQQISFWGSLYLFCRELLDIKRRCPNLQSLLIDGYFELIFFLQALLCIISFVLYWCGKAEHLGFLVLSLALSWLNLLYFSRGFRHMGIYSVMIQKILLGDILRFLLVYIVFLFGFSAAVVTLMDAPKDHSNTTSASSNQTFQSNINQTAIKHQPDSDSGDSDKPTFNNFYFTALELFKFTIGMGDLEFTEQYRYKEVFYVLLISYIVLTYILLLNMLIALMSQTVQELTEESMSIWKLQRAITILDMERVLPQCLRRRLRSGIERDLGGSAGDNRRWCLSGKVNLSGSRASR, encoded by the exons ATGGCCACTAATCCTCAAACTTTCATGCTGGAATCTGATGATCGAAGTAAAGAAGAGATAAATgcagatgaagagagaaaaatagcTGAGAAGAAGAGGAATCTCCTGGATTGTGCACTGGGCAAGTCGGGGAAAGACAAGGGACCCATGGACACCAGTCACGTTGAGGACGAGGGGGCGCCAGATATCGAGATTAGACTTAATGTGAG CTATATTTTGGGGACTGAACCTGGGGAGAGCTTCAGGCAGATACTGTTTGATGCTGTGGCCAGCAGAGATGTCAACCGGCTTAACGAAATACAGGAACATCTGGAGAAATACGGCAAAAagctctctgactctctct ATCGTTTGTTTGGTAAAACTCCCTTGGTGAAGGCTCTACTAAACCTGAAAAATGGGGAAAATGATACAGTGAAGTATCTTCTTGACATTGCTGAGAACATGGGAGACCTGAAGCCCTTTGTTAACGCTGCTTATACTGGCAGCTATTACTCAG GTCAGACAGCCCTTCATGTAGCCATTGAGAGAAGGAGTAGATACTTTGTTGAGCTTCTGGTGCAGAAAGGAGCTGATGTCCACGCCAAAGCCTGTGGGAAGTTCTTTCAGCTGCATGATGGACCCTGCTTCTATTTTG GAGAGTTACCACTTTCCCTGGCAGCCTGCACCAACCAGAAAGACATAGTTGACTTCCTGTTAGAAAACCAGTATCAGAAAGCAAATGTATGCGAGACAGACTCACAAGGCAACATGGTTCTCCACGCCCTGGTGGTTGTAGCAGATAACAGCCCTAAGAACACAGATTTTATTATTAAGATGTATGATCACATTCTGACCAAAGCTGCCCAGCTTCACCCAAAAACCAAACTGGAGGAAATTGAGAACAAGCAGCACCTCACACCAATTAAACTAGCAGCCAAGACAGGCAAGATTGAG TTGCTGAAACACATGATGCATCGAGAGATCCAAGGGCAGGAAAGCACTCGCCTGTCCCGCAAGTTTATAGAGTGGGCCTATGGGCCTGTCTCCGGCTCGCTATATGACCTGGAATCTCTGGATTCATACGGGCAGAACTCTGTGCTGGAAATAATTGTCTATGGCAGCGAAATCCCC AATCGTCTGGAAATGCTTCAAGTGGAGCCACTTAATAAACTGTTGGATGAGAAATGGGACAGATTTGCACATCGAATATTTCTCTTCAAATTCCTCATGTATCTTCTGTATGTCTTCATCTTCACTTGTGTTGCATACTTTGGAAACAAAAAAATG tCCACTGAAGCAAGAGTCTTGTATGCAGCAGGACAGCAGATATCATTCTGGGGGTCATTGTATTTATTCTGCAGGGAG TTACTAGATATCAAAAGAAGATGTCCGAACTTGCAGTCTTTGCTGATCGATGGATACTTTGAACTGATTTT TTTCCTCCAGGCTCTGCTGTGCATCATCTCCTTTGTGCTGTACTGGTGTGGCAAGGCGGAGCACCTGGGCTTTCTGGTGTTGAGTCTGGCCCTGTCGTGGCTCAACCTGCTGTACTTCTCCAGAGGCTTCAGACACATGGGCATCTACAGCGTCATGATACAGAAG ATACTTCTTGGTGATATCTTGCGCTTCCTTTTGGTCTACATTGTCTTCCTCTTTGGGTTTTCAGCTG CTGTGGTCACACTAATGGATGCGCCAAAAGATCACAGCAACACAACCTCAGCATCCAGCAATCAAACATTTCAATCAAACATCAATCAAACAGCAATCAAACATCAGCCTGACAGTGACTCTGGTGACAGTGACAAGCCAACATTCAACAACTTCTACTTCACCGCTCTGGAGCTGTTCAAGTTCACCATTGGCATGGGGGACCTGGAGTTCACTGAGCAGTACCGCTACAAGGAGGTGTTCTATGTGCTGCTCATCTCCTACATCGTCCTCACCTACATCTTACTCCTCAACATGCTCATCGCCCTCATGAGCCAAACTGTGCAGGAACTCACAGAGGAGAGCATGAGCATTTGGAAACTACAG CGGGCTATTACTATTTTAGACATGGAGAGGGTTCTTCCCCAGTGCCTGAGGAGGAGGCTGCGCtctgggatagagagagacctGGGTGGCTCCGCAGGTGATAACCGACGATGGTGCCTCAG TGGCAAAGTCAATTTATCTGGTAGTAGAGCGAGTAGATAG